One genomic region from Syngnathus typhle isolate RoL2023-S1 ecotype Sweden linkage group LG17, RoL_Styp_1.0, whole genome shotgun sequence encodes:
- the e4f1 gene encoding transcription factor E4F1 isoform X4, which yields MNVENNLTAHKPAKDGNETITIQTSLGDEDEDVHKCGRCQNEFSTLEAFIQHKLRHSCRREPSSQVEGQTFQQVETINRDTHGVQEAASEPESTIPNESASTAALGRGCRKKITSLKLSQGSETPKDSDIVEGDKPVFKVNGNGRYICQLCDKTFKTSNILKTHMKTHSDQKNFACELCGTSFRTKGSLIRHNRRHSDERPYHCVLCGQSFRESGALTRHLKSLTPCTEKIRFVQCKEILVSKDGRKKGLDTDIPTETAQQQEVVVVEEQPAEEQMIEAQTAVVSLVEAGSQEVIHQVHFTMEVDGTTQEQQVMVNQSQAEALAAAAAAGDNLICQAILNSGIALKTQEERVPQDAHELEKMVIECPVTDGADIQVKEELVEVVAREVDQTVSKLYTCPHCDRSFKGLNYFRFHVKGHLGYKPFKCTLCQRDFLSGYLLKKHMEVHVSERRYKCGECGKLYKTVGHVREHMRAHSDERPYHCARCKKAYKTKNALQVHQRTHGEEKPYVCQFCFRGFREKGSLVRHTRHHTGEKPFKCPKCGRGFAEHGTLNRHIRAKGGCNKDESSKQQQQVVEEVVVTEEQLSGDNVATAAIITEDPHALLVEFSSMVADTQEYIIKTQTDEEVHEDGVTLIQDSQNEMGNHIVKVVQQIVSQAHSTGGTGSHQIILRNISGSEEGASILDCGDTITIATPDSLTEQVAMTLASAIGDGTLLARAVETARGTVAMVTAEETAQGQIQLMEQQQPEEAYVITTPQEVEIQTVVV from the exons ATGAATGTCGAAAATAATCTTACGGCACACAAACCCGCGAAGGACGGCAACGAGACCATCACCATACAAACCAGTCTCGGAGACGAAG ATGAGGACGTACACAAATGTGGGCGCTGTCAGAACGAGTTCTCCACCTTGGAGGCTTTTATACAACACAAGCTGCGTCACAGTTGCAGACGTGAGCCGAGTAGTCAAGTTGAAGGGCAAACG TTTCAACAGGTTGAGACTATAAATAGAGACACGCACGGGGTGCAAGAAGCTGCTAGTGAGCCAGAGAGCACAATTCCTAATGAAA GCGCAAGCACTGCCGCGCTGGGACGAGGATGCAGGAAGAAAATCACTTCTTTGAAGTTATCCCAGGGGTCCGAGACGCCTAAAGACTCCGACATTGTCGAGGGTGATAAGCCCGTTTTCAAAGTCAATGGAAACGGCCGCTACATTTGCCAGCTCTGTGACAAGACCTTTAAAACG AGCAACATCTTGAAAACTCATATGAAGACTCATAGCGATCAGAAGAACTTTGCGTGCGAACTATGCGGCACCTCCTTCCGCACTAAAGGGTCTTTGATTCGTCATAAccgccgtcactctg ATGAGCGGCCGTACCACTGCGTGCTGTGTGGCCAATCCTTCAGAGAGTCGGGAGCCCTCACCAGACACCTCAAGTCCCTCACACCCTGCACTGAGAAAATCCGCTTTGTTCAGTGCAAGGAGATTCTGGTGAGCAAGGATGGAAGGAAGAAAG GCCTTGATACTGACATCCCGACAGAGACTGCCCAGCAGCAggaagtggtggtggtggaggagcaGCCGGCAGAGGAGCAGATGATAGAGGCACAAACGGCCGTGGTCAGTTTGGTGGAAGCAGGCTCTCAAGAAGTCATCCACCAGGTTCACTTCACCATGGAGGTGGACGGCACAACGCAGGAGCAGCAG GTGATGGTGAATCAGTCTCAGGCAGAAGctcttgccgccgccgccgcagcgggTGATAACCTCATCTGCCAGGCCATCCTCAACTCCGGCATTGCGCTGAAGACGCAAGAGGAGCGAGTGCCGCAGGATGCGCACGAACTGGAAAAAATGGTCATTGAGTGTCCCGTCACAGATGGTGCTGACATCCAAGTTAAAGAGGAGTTGGTAGAAGTGGTGGCACGG gAGGTGGATCAGACAGTCTCCAAATTGTACACATGTCCACACTGTGATCGCTCTTTTAAGGGGCTGAACTACTTCCGCTTCCATGTCAAAGGCCATTTGG GTTACAAGCCCTTCAAGTGCACCCTCTGCCAAAGGGACTTCCTGAGTGGGTACCTGCTGAAGAAGCACATGGAAGTCCACGTCAGCGAGAGGCGCTACAAGTGCGGCGAGTGCGGCAAGCTGTACAAAACGGTCGGACACGTACGAGAGCACATGAGGGCCCACTCGGACGAGCGACCCTACCACTGCGCCAGATGCAAGAAAGCCTACAAGACCAAG AACGCGCTGCAGGTGCATCAACGGACCCACGGCGAGGAGAAACCATACGTGTGTCAGTTCTGCTTCCGAGGCTTCCGAGAGAAAGGCTCCTTGGTGCGACACACTCGCCACCACACCGGCGAAAAGCCTTTCAAGTGCCCAAAGTGCGGTCGGGGCTTCGCCGAACACGGCACTCTCAATCGCCACATCCGCGCCAAAG GGGGCTGTAACAAGGACGAGTCcagcaagcagcagcagcaggtggtggaggaggtggtggtCACAGAGGAGCAGCTCTCCGGCGACAACGTGGCTACTGCGGCTATCATCACTGAAGATCCTCACGCGCTGTTGGTGGAGTTCTCCTCCATGGTAGCAGACACGCAGGAGTACATCATCAAG ACTCAGACAGACGAGGAAGTGCACGAAGACGGCGTTACGCTCATTCAGGACAGTCAAAATGAG ATGGGCAACCACATTGTGAAAGTGGTGCAGCAGATCGTCAGCCAGGCGCACAGCACCGGCGGCACGGGCAGTCACCAGATCATCCTGCGCAACATAAGCGGGAGTGAGGAGGGCGCGTCCATCCTGGACTGTGGCGACACCATCACCATCGCCACCCCTGACAGCCTGACGGAGCAGGTGGCCATGACGCTGGCCTCAGCCATTGGCGACGGCACACTGTTGGCCCGAGCTGTGGAGACCGCACGGGGGACGGTCGCGATGGTGACCGCAGAGGAGACAGCGCAGGGGCAAATCCAGCTgatggagcagcagcagcccgagGAGGCCTACGTGATCACCACGCCACAAGAGGTGGAGATTCAGACCGTCGTCGTGTGA